Proteins found in one Coffea eugenioides isolate CCC68of chromosome 5, Ceug_1.0, whole genome shotgun sequence genomic segment:
- the LOC113771108 gene encoding uncharacterized protein LOC113771108 — MQSEYESDASAELKSESDSDEESGLRRNKRPKFPVFNDKTDMKSAKFTVGQQFTSVVIFRLAIRIQAIMDGRDVYFTKNDTNRVRVKCRGCGWEIFGSKMQGYRTLRKVRAAIERSHEKQYELLEDFCGELRRANPRSTVFVESEVDDEGISRFKRLYMCLEPLKRGYLAGCRCWIGMDGCFLKGPYGGQLLTAVGMNANNKMYPLTIAVVGVENYDNWSWFLGLLVQDLRISNSKNWCIMTNKQKGLVQAVRDKLPEAEHRCCAQHLYSNFKLSHRGLALKDRLWRCARASYVNQFKREMELLRQQSELAHQWLADKDPKTWSRSHFRVGLDCDILVNNMCESFNAVLLKARSLPIIGMLQTIYLYLLRRMEINREVSFVREFLKYLRKQKKDQCMCIASYAGTNRYQVSCPFGEQFVVDMAGKTCSCRKWQLRGIPCGHAVACINRRHEQPEQHVSHTYLKTTYVASYDPVLNPINGPNLWEHINLRLMKPPNFGRSPGRPKKMRKRVQVKRQQLLNHVSIQINLTK; from the exons ATGCAATCAGAATATGAATCAGATGCTTCTGCAGAGTTGAAGAGTGAAAGTGACTCAGATGAAGAATCTGGGCTCCGTAGAAATAAGAGACCTAAGTTTCCAGTTTTCAATGACAAAACTGATATGAAAAGTGCTAAATTTACTGTTGGCCAGCAGTTCACATCAGTGGTTATCTTCAGATTGGCAATTAGAATACAAGCCATTATGGATGGGAGGGATGTTTACTTCACCAAGAATGACACAAACAGGGTACGAGTGAAATGTAGAGGCTGTGGGTGGGAGATTTTTGGCTCAAAAATGCAAG GATACAGGACACTTCGAAAAGTTAGAGCTGCAATTGAAAGGTCCCATGAGAAACAGTATGAATTGCTAGAAGACTTCTGTGGAGAATTGAGAAGAGCAAATCCAAGGTCTACTGTCTTTGTAGAGTCTGAGGTTGatgatgaaggaatttctagATTCAAGAGGTTGTATATGTGTCTAGAGCCATTGAAACGGGGATATTTAGCAGGATGTAGATGTTGGATTGGAATGGATGGGTGCTTCTTAAAGGGCCCTTACGGTGGACAGCTTTTGACAGCCGTCGGCATGAATGCGAATAATAAAATGTATCCTTTGACAATAGCAGTGGTAGGAGTGGAAAATTATGATAACTGGAGTTGGTTTTTGGGATTACTTGTCCAGGACTTgagaatttcaaattcaaagaaTTGGTGCATAATGACTAATAAACAAAAG GGATTGGTCCAAGCAGTTAGAGACAAACTCCCGGAGGCTGAACATAGGTGTTGTGCTCAACATTTGtactccaacttcaaactcagTCATAGGGGCTTGGCACTAAAAGATAGGTTGTGGAGATGTGCAAGGGCATCATATGTGAACCAGTTCAAACGTGAAATGGAGTTGCTTAGGCAACAATCTGAACTTGCACATCAATGGCTGGCTGACAAAGACCCTAAAACATGGTCAAGATCTCATTTTAGGGTTGGTTTGGATTGTGACATTCTGGTTAACAACATGTGTGAGTCCTTCAATGCTGTGCTATTAAAAGCTAGATCACTGCCCATAATAGGCATGTTGCAGACCATTTACCTGTATTTATTGAGAAGAATGGAGATAAATAGGGAG GTCTCCTTTGTCcgagaatttttgaaatactTGAGAAAGCAAAAAAAGGATCAATGCATGTGTATTGCCTCTTATGCGGGGACAAACAGGTACCAAGTATCTTGTCCCTTTGGTGAGCAATTTGTTGTTGATATGGCTGGCAAAACTTGTAGCTGTCGCAAGTGGCAACTGAGAGGAATTCCTTGTGGTCATGCTGTTGCATGCATTAATAGAAGGCATGAGCAACCTGAGCAACATGTATCTCACACATATTTGAAGACTACTTATGTGGCAAGTTATGATCCCGTACTAAATCCTATCAATGGCCCAAATTTGTGGGAGCACATTAATTTACGACTAATGAAGCCTCCAAACTTTGGAAGATCACCTGGTAGACccaagaaaatgagaaaaagggTCCAGGTGAAGAGGCAACAACTTCTAAATCATGTGTCAATCCAAATAAACCTCACAAAGTGA